The genomic DNA CAGGCTCGCGTGCTGCCAATCGCAGCCGCCGCAGCGGCCCGGGCCCGCGTAGGGGCACGGCGGTGTCACCCGGTCGGGCGACGGGTCGAGGACGCGCACCGCGTCGGCGCGCAGGAACCGGGCCGTCTCCTCGGTGACCTCGGCGACGACCCGCTCGCCCGGCAGCGCGTGCCGGACGAACACCACCCGCCCTTCATGGCGGGCGACGCACCAACCACCGTGCGCGACCGGACCGACCGTCAGCTCCAGAGATTCCCTGTCCCTACTGTCCACACGGACACCCTATGCCGTGGCCGGACTCGCCCCGGTCGGCCGTGCCCGGACAGGAGTCAGCGGGCGCTGATCTCCTCGTCCTCGGCACGGCGCCGCGACGGCCGGCGCACCGACCCCGGCGCGGACGGCTCGGGACGCCCCGTCAGCCGGTCGGAGGAGTGGAGCTGCCACGGCACGCTCGTCACCATGACCCCGGGCTTGAACAGCAGCCGCGCCTTCAGCCGCAGCGCGCTCTGGTTGTGCAGCAGGTGCTCCCACCAGTGGCCGACGACGTACTCGGGGATGAACACCGTCACGACGTCGCGGGGCGAGCGGCGCCGCAGGTGCTTGACGTAGTCGAGGATCGGCTGGGTGATCTCCCGGTACGGCGAGTCGAGCATCTTCAGCGGCACCGGGATGCCGTGGCGCTCCCACTCCTCCTGGAGCCGGCGGGCCTCCGCCCCGTCCACCCCGACGGTGACGGCCTCCAGCGTGGACGGCCTGGTGGCCCGGGCGTAGGCGAGCGCCCGCATCGTCGGCTTGTGGATCTTGGAGATGAGGACGATGGCGTGGTTGCGGGCCGGCAGCACGGTGGCGTCGTAGTCACCGGTGATCTCCAGTTCGGACGCCACCTTGTCGTAATGGCTGCGGATGCTCCGCATCAGGATGAACAGCACCGGCATGGCCAGCACCACGATCCACGCGCCGATCAGGAACTTCGTCACCAGCACCACCATCAGTACCAGCCCGGTGAACGCGGCGCCGAAGCCGTTGATGAGCCGGGAGCGGACCATCCGCCTACGGGCCTGTCGGTCGGTTTCCGTCCGCAGCAGCCTGGTCCAGTGGATCACCATGCCGATCTGGCTCAGCGTGAACGACACGAACACCCCGACGATGTACAGGTGGACGAGCGCGCTGGGGTTGGCGTTGAAGACGAAGATCAGCAGGCAGGCGAACCCGGCCAGCAACACGATCCCGTTGGAGAAGGCCAGCCGGTCGCCGCGGGTGTGCAGTTGGCGGGGCAGGTAGCGGTCCTGCGCGAGGATCGAGCCCAGGACCGGGAAGCCGTTGAACGCGGTGTTGGCGGCCAGGAAGAGGATCAGCGCGGTGATGGCGCTGATGAACAGGAACCCGGCCGAGTCGTGGCCGAACACCGCGGAGGCGACCTGCGGGAGGATCGCCTCGTTGGTGAATCCGGCGGGCGCGGGCCGCCCGTCGATGAGGAGCTGCCTGGCCGGGTCCTCCGCCGCCTTGACTCCCGACATGAGCGCCAGCGCGATGACGCCGACGAACATCGAGACCGCGACAAGACCCATCATCGCCAGGGTCGTCGCCGCGTTCTTGCTCTTGGGCTTGCGAAAGGCGGGCACGCCGTTGCTGATGGCCTCGACCCCCGTGAGCGCAGCGCATCCGTTGGAGAAGGCTCGCAGCAGCATGAACGCCAGAGCGAGACCGGCTAGAGCGGACCCCTCGTGCTCGGCCCGCAGCTCGTAACCCGCGCTCGGCGCTACCAGCTCGTCACCGAAAACGCCGACTCTGGTGAGCCCCCACGCGATCATGCCGAGGACTCCGACGACGAACGCGTAGGTCGGGACGGCGAAGATGGTGCCCGATTCGCGGATGCCGCGCAGGTTCAGCACGGTCAGCAGGACGACCATGGTGACGGCCACCCCGACTTTGTGCTCGGCCACGAAGGGGATGGCCGAGCCGATGTTGTCGACACCGGAGGACACCGACACGGCGACGGTCAGCACGTAGTCGACGAGAAGCGCGCTCGCCACCGTCAGACCGGCGTTCGGGCCCAGGTTGGTCATCGCGACCTCGTAGTCGCCGCCGCCGCTCGGATAGGCGTGCACCGTCTGCCGGTATGAGGCCACGACGGTGAACATGAGCACGACGATGGCCACGGCGATCCAGGGCGCGTACGCGTACGCCGCCACCCCGGCCACCGACAGGGCGACGAGAATCTCCAGGGGTGCGTACGCCACCGAGGACAGCGGGTCACTCGCGAACACCGGCAGGGCGATGCGTTTGGGCAGCAGTTGCTCGTGGAGCTGCCCGCTGCGCAGCGCCCGCCCCACGAGGAGGCGTTTGAGAAGATCCGTCATCTTCGCCACAGAACGAGAGCGTAGTCCTTGGTTCCGTGGTTGCAGTCGAGCACTCCCCTATCAGGCCATACTGGTGTCGAGCAACCGGCCGACCGCGAGATGCGGGGGAGTATGCATATAGTGATCATGGGATGTGGCCGGGTCGGATCGACCCTGGCGCACATCCTGGAGGACAACGGCCACTCGGTCGCGATCATCGACCGCGACCCACAGGCGTTCCGGCGCCTGCGTGCCGGGTTCCGCGGCCGGAGGGTGACGGGCATCGGCTTCGACCGCGGGGTGCTCACCGACGCGGGCATCGAGACCGCGACCGCCTACGTCGCGGTGTCCAGCGGCGACAACTCCAACATCATCTCCGCACGGGTGGCGCGGGAGACGTTCGGCGTCGACAACGTCGTCGCCCGCATCTACGACCCGCGCCGCGCCGAGGTCTACCAGCGGCTGGGCATCCCCACTGTGGCGACCGTGCGCTGGACGGCCGACCAGATCCTGCGCCGCGTCATGCCCGAGGGGGCCGAGCCGCTCTGGCGCGACCCGACCGGGGCCGTCGTGCTGGCCGAGGTGCCCGTGCACCCCGCCTGGATCGGCATCCGCGCCGCGGACCTGGAGCCGCGCGCCCGGTGCCGGGCCGCGTTCATCAACCGCATGGGCGAGGCGCTGGTCATCGCCGACGACACCGTGCTGCAGGAGGGCGACATCCTGCACGTCATCGCCGCCGAGAACGACATGGACCGGATCAACAAGGTGCTCGCCGCCGCACCGGGGAAGGACGACTGATGCGCGTCGCGATCGCCGGGGCCGGCGCGGTCGGCCGGTCCATCGCCGCGGAGCTCCTGGAGAACGGCCACGAGGTCCTGCTCGTCGACATCGACCCCAGGGCCATCAAGATCGACAGTGTGCCACGCGCCGAGTGGCTGCTCGCCGACGCCTGCGAGATCGCCTCGCTCGACGAGGCGGGCCTCAACAACTGCCACGTCGTCGTCGCCTCCACCGGTGACGACAAGGTCAACCTCGTCGTGTCGCTGCTGGCCAAGACCGAGTACGGGGTGCCGCGCGTGGTGGCCCGGATCAACCACCCCAACAACGAGTGGCTGTTCAACGAGTCGTGGGGCGTGGACGTGGCCGTCTCCACCCCGCGCCTGCTGAGCGCCCTGGTGGAGGAGGCGGTCAGCGTCGGCGACCTGGTGCGGCTGATGACGTTCCGCCAGGGGCAGGCCAACCTCGTGGAGCTGACCCTCGCCGACGACGCCCCGGTGGTGGGCCAGCGGGCCGGCTCGGTGCCGTGGCCGGTCGACTCGGCGCTGGTGGCCATCCTGCGCGAGGGCCGCGTCCTGGTGCCCTCCGACGACGACCCGCTGGAGGCCGGCGACGAGCTGCTGTTCGTGGCCAGCCAGGAGGTCGAGCAGGAGCTCGCCCACCTGCTGTCCCAGCACTGACGCCCCGGGCGGCCGGCTCGCGCGTTCCGCTCGCGGGCGCGCGAGCACGCGGCGCGCGAGCACGCGGCCGCCGTCGGCTGGGCGCCGGCGGCTCAGGCGGGCGCGACGGGCTTGATCGGGGTGCGGCCCCTGCCGAGCATCCATACCATCGCGCCCAGCGCCGCCACCTGCAACGGCCAGCCCATCGCGATCTTGGCGAGGCCCAGCGCGGCCACGGCCTGGTCGCCGCCGCCGAACAGGTAGACGGGGAGCTGCACCGCCACCCGCACCACGCACGGCAGCATGAGCAGCCACGTCAGCCGGGTGCACAGCCGCACGACGCCGGGGTCCTTGTGCCAGCCGGTCGGGTCGCCCGTCACCGAGCCGATGAGGAACCCGACGACGGGCCAGCGGGTCACGATGGAGACGAGCATGGCGACCGCGTAGGCGCCGTTCCACAGGATGCCGGGCAGGAAGTAGTCCTTGGCGTCACCCGTGCGGCTGGCGAAGAACGCGCCGATGGCGATGCCGATCAGGCTGTTGATCACGAACTGCGGGGTGGAGCGCTGCACCAGCCGCGCCACCAGCAGCACCACCGACAGCGCGATGCTGATGATGAGCGACAGCCTCAGGTCCTCGGTGGTGATCCAGGACAGCGTGAACGCCGCCGTGGGCACCGCCGCCTCGATGATGCCGCGTACCCCGCCGAACGCCCTGGCGAGCTGGGAGCGTACGGCCGCCTCCACGGTGTCGTGGGCGACCTCGTCCGCCTCGGTACTCACTGATCAACTCCCTGGGCGCAGCTCGTAGCGTGGATTGAACATCACCTTGCGCCCATCCTGCATGCTGACCAGACCCTCGGCCTTGACGATGCGGCCCGGCTCGATACCCGCGATCTTGCGGCGGCCGAGCCAGACCAGGTCGATGACGTCCGAGCCGTCATACAGCTCGGCCTCAAGCGCGGGGGACCCTCCCCGCGGGCGCAATGTCACCGTACGCAGCGTACCGGCTACGCAGAAGCGACGCCGTCCGCCACACGAGGCGATCGGCGTCGCGCCGGTCTGCTCGGCCTCCGCCCGCAGTTCCTGGGCCTCGATCTCGGTCTGGGGGGAGGCCAGCCGGCTGAAGAACCCGCGCAATCCCCCGCGTCTGGGGGGCCCTGCCGTAGTCATGATGAATCAGCTTATGCGATGAGAGCCGGATGCGAACCGTCAGCGAGTCTCGCTGATCTCCGGCCCTCGTCTGAACGGGTTGAGCCCCGGCCGTTCC from Nonomuraea muscovyensis includes the following:
- a CDS encoding OB-fold nucleic acid binding domain-containing protein, which codes for MTTAGPPRRGGLRGFFSRLASPQTEIEAQELRAEAEQTGATPIASCGGRRRFCVAGTLRTVTLRPRGGSPALEAELYDGSDVIDLVWLGRRKIAGIEPGRIVKAEGLVSMQDGRKVMFNPRYELRPGS
- a CDS encoding DUF3159 domain-containing protein, with amino-acid sequence MSTEADEVAHDTVEAAVRSQLARAFGGVRGIIEAAVPTAAFTLSWITTEDLRLSLIISIALSVVLLVARLVQRSTPQFVINSLIGIAIGAFFASRTGDAKDYFLPGILWNGAYAVAMLVSIVTRWPVVGFLIGSVTGDPTGWHKDPGVVRLCTRLTWLLMLPCVVRVAVQLPVYLFGGGDQAVAALGLAKIAMGWPLQVAALGAMVWMLGRGRTPIKPVAPA
- a CDS encoding potassium channel family protein, producing MRVAIAGAGAVGRSIAAELLENGHEVLLVDIDPRAIKIDSVPRAEWLLADACEIASLDEAGLNNCHVVVASTGDDKVNLVVSLLAKTEYGVPRVVARINHPNNEWLFNESWGVDVAVSTPRLLSALVEEAVSVGDLVRLMTFRQGQANLVELTLADDAPVVGQRAGSVPWPVDSALVAILREGRVLVPSDDDPLEAGDELLFVASQEVEQELAHLLSQH
- a CDS encoding potassium channel family protein gives rise to the protein MHIVIMGCGRVGSTLAHILEDNGHSVAIIDRDPQAFRRLRAGFRGRRVTGIGFDRGVLTDAGIETATAYVAVSSGDNSNIISARVARETFGVDNVVARIYDPRRAEVYQRLGIPTVATVRWTADQILRRVMPEGAEPLWRDPTGAVVLAEVPVHPAWIGIRAADLEPRARCRAAFINRMGEALVIADDTVLQEGDILHVIAAENDMDRINKVLAAAPGKDD
- a CDS encoding APC family permease — translated: MTDLLKRLLVGRALRSGQLHEQLLPKRIALPVFASDPLSSVAYAPLEILVALSVAGVAAYAYAPWIAVAIVVLMFTVVASYRQTVHAYPSGGGDYEVAMTNLGPNAGLTVASALLVDYVLTVAVSVSSGVDNIGSAIPFVAEHKVGVAVTMVVLLTVLNLRGIRESGTIFAVPTYAFVVGVLGMIAWGLTRVGVFGDELVAPSAGYELRAEHEGSALAGLALAFMLLRAFSNGCAALTGVEAISNGVPAFRKPKSKNAATTLAMMGLVAVSMFVGVIALALMSGVKAAEDPARQLLIDGRPAPAGFTNEAILPQVASAVFGHDSAGFLFISAITALILFLAANTAFNGFPVLGSILAQDRYLPRQLHTRGDRLAFSNGIVLLAGFACLLIFVFNANPSALVHLYIVGVFVSFTLSQIGMVIHWTRLLRTETDRQARRRMVRSRLINGFGAAFTGLVLMVVLVTKFLIGAWIVVLAMPVLFILMRSIRSHYDKVASELEITGDYDATVLPARNHAIVLISKIHKPTMRALAYARATRPSTLEAVTVGVDGAEARRLQEEWERHGIPVPLKMLDSPYREITQPILDYVKHLRRRSPRDVVTVFIPEYVVGHWWEHLLHNQSALRLKARLLFKPGVMVTSVPWQLHSSDRLTGRPEPSAPGSVRRPSRRRAEDEEISAR